The genomic segment GCATTAAACAGtccaaacaataaaaaaatatatccaaaattgaataGAAACCTCCTTAATCTGCTATTGAGACAAGAGTTTGATATCTGCATTTCCTttgcagtttttgtttttttttttttggcgcaaACTTCTTATATCCCAATTTAATTGTTGGCAAAATGTCAAAGGTTTTGTTAGTCTGCAAATTCACAATTTTGTGTTGGCTGCTTTTGGCGTGTTTTTCTGCGGTAATAGCTGCCCCCAAACCTGAGACAGCAGTTGTGGAAGCAGAAGATCTTGAAActggagcagcagcagcagcagttgaAAAGGATGACTTGGAGGGTTCCTCATCATATGGTTATGGATATTATTCTTCACCCTATTTGTATGGTGGACATCTTGGAGGATATGGTGGATATGGCGGCTATGGTTTAGGATATCCCTACTATGGGGGATATTATGGTATAGGTAAGTGAACCTTGATGTAGTGTGGTTTGTGAGGTGcaaattgttttaaacaaaacacaaatacTGTCTTTAGTTtccctttagagaaaatttcattgaaatttttttctttagagaaaatttcattgaaatttttttctttagagaaaat from the Stomoxys calcitrans chromosome 1, idStoCalc2.1, whole genome shotgun sequence genome contains:
- the LOC131998567 gene encoding claw keratin; protein product: MSKVLLVCKFTILCWLLLACFSAVIAAPKPETAVVEAEDLETGAAAAAVEKDDLEGSSSYGYGYYSSPYLYGGHLGGYGGYGGYGLGYPYYGGYYGIGYPYYGGYYGGYHGLHGHYF